Proteins encoded within one genomic window of Couchioplanes caeruleus:
- a CDS encoding low temperature requirement protein A — MSQHSDAVQGRVGRAQRSRRAVRMPSRPMPEAGSVTTLELFFDLVFVFALTQVTATMADDLTSYGLLRGLLVIALLWWSWTAYAWLANLVRADEGVARVGMFAAMAAMFVLALCIPEAFDDAPGGLSGPVVVAVCYFVFRALHLLLFYAWSADDPGLRAQLLRFTPAMLAGTALLLAAAGADGAAQTWLWVAALVADYVGTYLGGAHGWRVRSPGHFAERHGLIVIVALGESIVAIGVGVAELPISWPIVAASILGLALAGALWWAYFDVSALVAEHALAAAGEQRRAGLARDAYSFLHLPLVAGIVLLALGLKKVLQYVGDTGHHSLSDPLKGAALAALVGGVVLYLLAHVAFQLRTTGRLNPARLTVALLLVPLAWLGGALPALATLALLTAIVIALVTFESLRYASDRDRARHDVRSGHSPAASGSASQ, encoded by the coding sequence GTGAGTCAGCACAGCGACGCGGTCCAGGGCCGGGTGGGGCGTGCGCAGCGCTCGAGGAGAGCAGTGCGGATGCCGTCGCGGCCGATGCCGGAGGCCGGGTCGGTCACCACTTTGGAATTGTTCTTCGACCTGGTGTTCGTCTTCGCCCTGACCCAGGTGACGGCCACGATGGCGGACGACCTCACCAGCTACGGACTGCTCCGCGGGCTGCTGGTGATCGCGCTGCTGTGGTGGAGTTGGACCGCCTACGCGTGGCTGGCGAACCTGGTCCGGGCCGACGAGGGGGTGGCGCGGGTCGGGATGTTCGCGGCGATGGCGGCCATGTTCGTCTTGGCGCTGTGCATCCCGGAGGCCTTCGACGACGCCCCGGGCGGACTGTCCGGGCCCGTCGTGGTCGCGGTGTGCTACTTCGTCTTCCGCGCGCTACACCTGCTGCTGTTCTACGCCTGGTCGGCCGACGACCCGGGCCTGCGCGCCCAGCTGTTGCGCTTTACCCCGGCGATGCTGGCCGGTACCGCGCTGCTGCTCGCCGCCGCGGGCGCCGACGGCGCAGCGCAGACGTGGCTGTGGGTCGCCGCCCTGGTCGCTGACTACGTCGGGACATACCTCGGTGGAGCGCACGGCTGGCGAGTCCGTTCGCCGGGTCACTTCGCCGAGCGGCACGGGCTCATCGTCATCGTCGCGCTGGGGGAATCGATCGTGGCGATCGGGGTCGGGGTCGCGGAGCTGCCGATCTCCTGGCCGATCGTGGCCGCCTCGATTCTGGGCCTGGCGCTGGCCGGCGCGCTGTGGTGGGCCTACTTCGACGTCTCTGCCCTCGTCGCCGAGCACGCTCTGGCCGCCGCCGGCGAACAACGGCGCGCCGGGCTGGCGCGGGACGCCTACAGCTTCCTGCACCTGCCCCTGGTCGCCGGGATCGTGCTGCTCGCGCTCGGGCTGAAAAAGGTCCTCCAGTACGTCGGAGATACCGGCCACCATTCCCTGTCCGACCCACTCAAGGGTGCCGCGCTGGCCGCCTTGGTCGGCGGCGTGGTGCTGTACCTCCTGGCCCACGTCGCCTTCCAGCTCCGCACCACCGGCCGACTCAATCCCGCTCGGCTCACCGTGGCTCTGCTGCTCGTCCCCCTCGCCTGGCTCGGCGGCGCGTTGCCCGCCCTGGCCACCCTCGCACTGCTCACCGCCATCGTGATCGCCCTCGTCACCTTCGAGTCCCTGCGCTACGCCAGCGATCGCGACCGCGCCCGGCACGACGTCCGCTCGGGCCATTCACCGGCGGCATCTGGAAGCGCCTCACAATGA
- a CDS encoding FAD-dependent monooxygenase, translating to MVADDSVLVVGGGIAGLALSRALRQRGIPAAIAERSAAPATGGLAINLPGNAVSALAALGLRDGLERLGRPIRRREYRSMRGRLLFAVDEDAFWGPEARPRCVRRSDLIALLDDDSEASALREASTVESVRLTQPGAEVAFDDGRTEPHGFVVGADGVRSVVRATVFGHEGVRPAMLSAASWRFMVPNPGIDNWTAWTGPAGVILLIPVDGNAVYGYASATSGGSVDADPTWLHTTFRHFAAPVPEVLDIALRHPESLYHSPVAEVRTSVWARGRCVLIGDAAHATAPVWAQGAALAMEDALVLADLLADGSWDGVGARYEDRRRDRVTHIQAMTDRFSRIAAMPPWLRDLVTPLMGPKSYRATYGPLRLSPVDDGSPAGRGACG from the coding sequence ATGGTGGCGGACGATTCAGTACTCGTCGTCGGCGGCGGCATCGCGGGACTCGCGCTGTCGCGTGCGCTGAGGCAACGCGGTATACCGGCGGCGATTGCCGAACGGAGCGCCGCACCGGCGACGGGCGGACTGGCGATCAACCTTCCAGGCAACGCGGTGTCGGCCCTCGCGGCCCTGGGGCTCCGCGACGGTCTCGAGAGGCTGGGCAGGCCGATTCGACGCCGGGAATATCGCAGCATGCGCGGACGCCTGTTGTTCGCGGTCGACGAGGACGCCTTCTGGGGCCCCGAGGCTCGACCGCGATGCGTCCGCCGATCCGACCTGATCGCGCTGCTCGATGACGACTCGGAAGCCTCCGCCCTCCGAGAGGCCTCGACGGTGGAATCCGTACGGCTGACTCAGCCCGGCGCCGAGGTTGCTTTCGACGACGGAAGAACGGAGCCGCACGGCTTCGTCGTGGGCGCTGACGGCGTGCGCTCGGTCGTACGCGCCACCGTGTTCGGCCATGAGGGTGTGCGACCCGCGATGCTGAGCGCCGCCAGTTGGCGCTTCATGGTGCCGAATCCGGGCATCGATAACTGGACCGCGTGGACCGGGCCAGCCGGGGTCATCCTGCTCATCCCCGTCGATGGCAACGCGGTGTACGGGTACGCATCCGCCACCAGTGGCGGTTCGGTCGACGCCGATCCGACCTGGCTGCACACGACCTTCCGCCATTTTGCCGCGCCGGTTCCCGAAGTGCTCGACATCGCGCTGCGCCATCCTGAGTCGCTGTATCACTCGCCGGTTGCGGAGGTTCGCACCTCCGTGTGGGCCCGTGGCCGTTGCGTCCTGATAGGTGACGCGGCCCATGCGACGGCGCCGGTGTGGGCGCAGGGTGCGGCCCTCGCGATGGAGGACGCGCTCGTGCTCGCGGACCTGCTCGCCGACGGCAGTTGGGATGGTGTGGGCGCACGGTATGAAGACCGCCGCCGAGATCGCGTCACTCACATCCAGGCCATGACCGACAGGTTTTCGCGAATCGCAGCCATGCCCCCGTGGCTCCGTGATCTGGTCACGCCGCTGATGGGGCCTAAGTCGTACCGGGCGACCTATGGTCCGCTGCGGCTTTCGCCGGTCGACGACGGATCGCCCGCCGGCCGTGGCGCATGCGGCTGA
- a CDS encoding antibiotic biosynthesis monooxygenase: protein MIIEYIRYRIPAEQRGDFEAAYARAATSLTTAPQCIQFELARCVDQPECYILRIEWTSVHDHTEGFRRSPQFAEFLAQIRPYVSAIEEMRHYERTAVKGPGGSVPTLYEWLGGIEALERLTEVFYVRVAQDELIGPLFAHMDPDHPRFVAMWLAEVFGGPTRYSDERGGYHHMLTRHLGKAITEPQRRRWINLLLDAADEVELPADPEFRAAFLSYVEWGTRLALANSQPDAHPTTEAPVPRWGWGVAPPFRG from the coding sequence ATGATCATCGAGTACATCCGCTACCGGATTCCGGCCGAGCAACGAGGCGACTTCGAAGCTGCCTACGCACGCGCGGCCACGTCATTGACGACGGCCCCGCAGTGCATTCAGTTCGAACTCGCCCGCTGTGTCGACCAGCCGGAGTGCTACATCCTGCGCATCGAGTGGACGTCCGTCCACGATCACACCGAGGGATTCCGGCGCAGCCCGCAGTTCGCGGAGTTCCTCGCCCAGATCCGGCCATACGTCTCCGCCATCGAAGAGATGCGCCACTACGAGCGCACAGCGGTCAAAGGCCCGGGCGGCTCCGTGCCGACCCTGTACGAGTGGCTCGGCGGGATCGAGGCCCTCGAACGACTCACCGAGGTCTTCTACGTCCGCGTCGCGCAGGACGAGCTGATCGGGCCGCTGTTCGCCCACATGGACCCGGACCATCCGCGGTTCGTCGCGATGTGGCTCGCCGAGGTCTTCGGCGGCCCCACCCGCTACAGCGACGAGCGCGGCGGCTACCACCACATGCTCACTCGGCACCTGGGCAAGGCCATCACCGAGCCGCAGCGTCGGCGCTGGATCAACTTGCTTCTCGACGCCGCCGACGAGGTCGAGCTTCCCGCCGACCCCGAGTTCCGCGCCGCATTCCTCAGCTACGTCGAATGGGGAACCCGACTGGCCCTCGCCAACTCCCAGCCCGACGCACACCCCACGACCGAAGCCCCCGTGCCGCGCTGGGGCTGGGGCGTCGCGCCGCCGTTCCGCGGCTGA
- a CDS encoding TetR/AcrR family transcriptional regulator, whose translation MYRNRASGAEPTPAPAGRARDPDIDARILAAARRQLSLLGYEGMSLASVAQEAGTTRQALYRRWASKADLAGAAVAAIEEDPGRLVPEDDPFGALVAELADFQRGVSRPGRLSLVGTMLQETTEPDVVDRYRAQVITPRRRRIRAIFEAAQRLGLIDQDADLSVAVTMCTGSWYGRALAGTPVPANWPQRTATLVWRALGGRPPTPDGSPDAAGLASRRSPESACADDGLPDGGFGDIGPRGTQWHQS comes from the coding sequence GTGTATCGCAACCGTGCCTCCGGCGCCGAGCCCACCCCCGCCCCGGCGGGCCGCGCCCGGGATCCTGACATCGACGCCAGGATCCTGGCAGCGGCGAGACGCCAGCTCTCACTGCTCGGTTACGAGGGCATGTCCCTCGCATCTGTGGCCCAGGAAGCGGGAACCACCAGGCAGGCGCTGTATCGACGGTGGGCTTCGAAGGCAGACCTGGCCGGCGCCGCCGTTGCGGCGATCGAGGAGGATCCCGGACGACTCGTCCCGGAGGATGATCCGTTCGGCGCGCTGGTTGCGGAGTTGGCCGATTTCCAGCGTGGCGTCTCGCGGCCCGGCCGGCTTTCGCTCGTGGGGACGATGCTGCAGGAGACGACCGAGCCTGATGTGGTGGACCGGTACCGCGCTCAGGTGATCACCCCGCGCCGGCGCAGGATCCGGGCCATCTTCGAAGCCGCGCAGCGTCTCGGCCTGATCGACCAGGACGCAGACCTCTCGGTCGCGGTAACCATGTGCACAGGCAGTTGGTACGGACGGGCGCTCGCCGGTACGCCGGTGCCGGCGAACTGGCCGCAGCGCACAGCCACGCTGGTGTGGCGGGCGCTGGGTGGCCGACCGCCGACGCCCGATGGGTCTCCCGACGCTGCCGGATTGGCATCACGACGTTCACCTGAGTCGGCATGTGCCGACGATGGCCTGCCCGACGGTGGTTTCGGCGACATCGGTCCGCGGGGTACGCAATGGCACCAGAGCTGA
- a CDS encoding maleylpyruvate isomerase family mycothiol-dependent enzyme, whose protein sequence is MNIHDHIADERRRAADLIESLSVDQLRAPSLCGQWTVHEVAAHLLMPLVLSRTRLLMAMVASGMDFDRANVRLTAAVAGRPAAEIAAGLREHAEHRFKPPGVGYEAPLTDLVIHQQDISHPLGIAHAPALDRVRVCLAYLTSGAAKRVVPDGMLRGLRLQATDLDWSVGRGALVRGPAQALLMAVAGRAATLAELDGDGADALGGRIAADLPSPCESASDAADGIEENRGG, encoded by the coding sequence ATGAATATCCACGACCACATCGCTGACGAGCGGCGGCGGGCGGCGGACCTGATCGAGTCGCTGAGCGTCGACCAGCTACGCGCACCGAGCCTCTGTGGGCAGTGGACGGTGCACGAGGTCGCCGCGCACCTGCTGATGCCGCTGGTCCTGTCCAGGACTCGGCTGCTGATGGCGATGGTGGCCAGCGGCATGGACTTCGACCGGGCCAACGTGAGGCTCACCGCCGCCGTCGCCGGCCGCCCCGCGGCCGAGATCGCGGCAGGACTAAGGGAGCACGCGGAACACCGGTTCAAGCCACCGGGCGTGGGGTACGAGGCGCCACTCACTGATCTCGTCATCCACCAGCAGGACATCAGCCACCCACTCGGGATCGCCCACGCTCCGGCGCTCGACCGGGTCCGCGTCTGCCTGGCCTATCTCACCAGCGGTGCGGCCAAGCGCGTAGTGCCCGACGGAATGCTGCGAGGGTTGCGCCTGCAGGCGACCGACCTCGACTGGTCGGTAGGCCGCGGGGCGCTCGTGCGCGGGCCGGCTCAGGCGTTGCTCATGGCGGTGGCCGGGCGTGCGGCGACGCTGGCGGAGCTCGACGGGGACGGCGCCGATGCGCTCGGTGGGCGGATCGCCGCTGACCTTCCTTCACCGTGCGAGTCAGCGTCTGACGCTGCCGACGGCATCGAGGAGAATCGCGGAGGATGA